One part of the Streptomyces lydicus genome encodes these proteins:
- a CDS encoding MBL fold metallo-hydrolase yields the protein MAARIDHLVTSGTFSLDGGTWDVDNNVWIVGNDDEAIVIDAAHDADAILTALGGRTLRAIICTHAHNDHIDAAPALASRTGARIHLHPADLPLWKMTHPDTAPDAELADGQVLTIAGTDLRVLHTPGHAPGAVCLHAPELGAVFTGDTLFQGGPGATGRSFSDFPTIVGSIRERLLTLPPGTRVLTGHGDPTTIGAEAPHLDEWIARGH from the coding sequence ATGGCGGCCCGCATCGACCACCTGGTCACCTCCGGCACCTTCTCCCTCGACGGCGGCACCTGGGACGTCGACAACAACGTCTGGATCGTCGGCAACGACGACGAGGCGATCGTCATCGACGCCGCCCACGACGCCGACGCCATCCTCACGGCCCTGGGCGGCCGGACGCTGCGCGCGATCATCTGCACCCACGCGCACAACGACCACATCGACGCCGCCCCGGCGCTGGCCTCCCGTACCGGCGCCCGGATCCATCTGCACCCCGCCGACCTGCCGCTGTGGAAGATGACCCACCCGGACACCGCGCCGGACGCGGAGCTGGCGGACGGCCAGGTGCTGACCATCGCGGGGACCGACCTGCGGGTGCTGCACACACCCGGCCACGCGCCGGGCGCGGTCTGCCTGCACGCGCCCGAGCTGGGGGCCGTCTTCACCGGCGACACGCTCTTCCAGGGCGGCCCGGGCGCCACCGGACGGTCGTTCTCCGACTTCCCGACGATCGTCGGGTCGATCCGGGAGCGGTTGCTGACCTTGCCGCCCGGGACGCGGGTGCTGACCGGTCACGGCGACCCGACGACGATCGGCGCGGAGGCCCCGCACCTCGACGAGTGGATCGCCCGCGGCCACTGA
- a CDS encoding enolase C-terminal domain-like protein: MSDRANALALAEVRLTPVLVADPPLLNTQGVHQPYTPRLIIEVVTEGGVTGLGETYGDAGYLELAKPLAASLIGRPVTDLNGLPALAAEVCGDVAAAAGPDAVDVGGLRGVRTADKLRLSVLSGFEVACLDAWGKAVGLPVHALLGGKVRDAVEYSAYLFHRWAAHPGGRGERDDWGAALDPAGVVAQARRFADTYGFTSFKLKGGVFEPAREVATIRALAEAFPGRPLRLDPNGAWSVPTALAVAEELGDVLEYLEDPVSGTARMAEVAAALGGTGPGGARLPLATNMCVTTFDEIAEAFTRDAVQIVLSDHHYWGGLRATRELAAVCAAFGVGVAMHSNTHLGISLAAMTQVAATLPGLRYACDSHYPWQTEDVLTERLTFHDGRVAVGDAPGLGVELDRDRLAVLHRRWLADDGTLRDRDDVAAMRHADPGWTAPAVPRW, from the coding sequence ATGTCCGACCGTGCGAACGCCCTCGCTCTCGCCGAGGTCCGGCTCACCCCGGTCCTGGTGGCCGATCCACCCCTGCTGAACACCCAGGGCGTGCACCAGCCGTACACCCCCCGCCTGATCATCGAGGTGGTCACCGAGGGCGGTGTCACGGGACTCGGCGAGACGTACGGGGACGCCGGGTACCTGGAGTTGGCGAAGCCGTTGGCCGCGTCGCTGATCGGCCGGCCGGTCACGGACCTGAACGGGCTGCCCGCCCTCGCTGCCGAGGTCTGCGGGGACGTGGCCGCCGCGGCCGGCCCGGACGCGGTGGACGTCGGCGGGCTGCGCGGCGTCCGGACCGCCGACAAGCTGCGGCTCTCGGTCCTCTCCGGTTTCGAGGTCGCCTGCCTGGACGCCTGGGGAAAGGCCGTCGGACTGCCCGTCCACGCCCTGCTCGGCGGCAAGGTCCGCGACGCGGTGGAGTACAGCGCCTACCTCTTCCACCGCTGGGCCGCGCACCCGGGCGGCCGGGGCGAGCGCGACGACTGGGGCGCGGCGCTCGACCCGGCCGGAGTCGTCGCCCAGGCCCGCCGGTTCGCCGACACCTACGGCTTCACGTCCTTCAAGCTCAAGGGCGGGGTGTTCGAGCCGGCGCGGGAGGTCGCGACGATCAGGGCGCTGGCCGAGGCGTTCCCCGGCCGGCCGCTGCGGCTGGACCCCAACGGCGCCTGGAGCGTGCCGACCGCGCTCGCGGTCGCGGAGGAGCTGGGGGACGTCCTGGAGTACCTGGAGGACCCGGTGAGCGGCACGGCCCGCATGGCGGAGGTGGCGGCCGCGCTGGGCGGTACGGGGCCCGGCGGGGCGCGGCTGCCGCTGGCCACCAACATGTGCGTGACCACCTTCGACGAGATCGCCGAGGCGTTCACCCGGGATGCCGTCCAGATCGTGCTCTCCGACCACCACTACTGGGGCGGGCTGCGCGCGACCCGTGAACTCGCCGCCGTCTGCGCCGCGTTCGGCGTCGGGGTGGCCATGCACTCCAACACCCACCTCGGCATCAGCCTCGCCGCGATGACCCAGGTCGCGGCGACGCTGCCCGGTCTCCGGTACGCCTGCGACAGTCATTACCCCTGGCAGACCGAGGACGTCCTCACCGAGCGGCTCACCTTCCACGACGGCCGGGTGGCGGTCGGCGACGCCCCCGGACTCGGCGTGGAGCTCGACCGCGACCGGCTCGCCGTGCTGCACCGCCGGTGGCTGGCCGACGACGGCACCCTGCGGGACCGCGACGACGTCGCGGCGATGCGGCACGCCGACCCCGGCTGGACCGCCCCCGCCGTCCCGCGCTGGTGA
- a CDS encoding ribonuclease Z: protein MSVRELVVLGTASQVPTRHRNHNGYLLRWDGQGLLFDPGEGTQRQMLRAGVAAHDLNRICVTHFHGDHSLGLAGVIQRINLDRVPHPVTAHYPASGERFFERLRYATAYRETVRLVQRPVAVDGELERSAAYVLEARKLSHPVESYGYRLIEPDSRRMLPERLAAHGIAGPDVGRLQRLGELNGVTLEEVSEQRPGQRFAFVMDTRLCPGVHALAEGADMLVIESTFLDEDVQLAVDHGHLTAGQAAEVAARAGVRHLVLTHFSQRYDDPAEFERQARAAGFTGELTIARDLMRVPVPKRR from the coding sequence GTGTCCGTACGTGAATTGGTGGTCCTCGGCACCGCGAGTCAGGTTCCCACGCGGCACCGCAACCACAACGGCTACCTGCTGCGCTGGGACGGCCAGGGGCTGCTGTTCGATCCGGGCGAGGGGACCCAGCGCCAGATGCTGCGCGCCGGGGTCGCCGCCCACGACCTCAACCGGATCTGCGTCACGCACTTCCACGGCGACCACTCGCTGGGCCTGGCCGGGGTGATCCAGCGGATCAACCTCGACCGGGTGCCGCACCCGGTCACCGCCCACTACCCGGCCAGCGGGGAGCGCTTCTTCGAGCGGCTGCGCTATGCCACCGCGTACCGGGAGACGGTCCGTCTGGTGCAGCGGCCGGTCGCCGTCGACGGCGAGCTGGAGCGCTCGGCGGCGTACGTCCTGGAGGCGCGCAAGCTCTCGCACCCGGTCGAGTCGTACGGCTACCGCCTCATCGAGCCGGACTCCCGCCGGATGCTGCCGGAGCGGCTGGCGGCGCACGGCATCGCCGGGCCGGACGTCGGGCGGCTGCAGCGGCTCGGCGAGCTGAACGGCGTCACCCTGGAGGAGGTGAGCGAGCAGCGCCCCGGCCAGCGCTTCGCGTTCGTCATGGACACCCGGCTGTGCCCCGGTGTGCACGCCCTCGCGGAGGGCGCCGACATGCTCGTCATCGAGTCGACGTTCCTGGACGAGGACGTCCAACTGGCCGTCGACCACGGCCATCTGACCGCGGGGCAGGCCGCGGAGGTGGCCGCGCGGGCGGGGGTGCGGCACCTGGTGCTGACGCACTTCTCGCAGCGGTACGACGACCCGGCGGAGTTCGAGCGGCAGGCGCGGGCGGCGGGCTTCACGGGCGAGCTGACCATCGCCAGGGACCTGATGCGGGTGCCGGTGCCCAAGCGGCGCTGA
- a CDS encoding HAD family acid phosphatase: MPRPDRFRPALSRRARLGAATVAALVAGTAVFGIGQATAEHSVPRTDKEIPNLTQVQDKIKAYYGDTVTADGEHYASPRSNYARQVHGIEAKARAYLTKALAKSARSGKKAKPAIVLDMDDTTLLTYNYELQVGFHFTPESQDKYLESTDMDPVFGMNRLVNWAHDKGAEVFFLTGRKEAQRDWSVRNLKNVGYDVALDRRHVYLKDKEHPPAYLPCGATCTTIEYKSGTRKHIESLGYDIVANFGDQYSDLSGGAGDRTFKLPNPMYYLP; encoded by the coding sequence ATGCCGCGCCCCGATCGCTTCCGTCCCGCCCTCTCCCGTCGCGCCCGTCTCGGCGCCGCGACGGTCGCCGCCCTCGTGGCCGGCACCGCCGTCTTCGGCATCGGCCAGGCCACCGCCGAACACTCCGTGCCGCGCACCGACAAGGAGATCCCGAACCTCACCCAGGTCCAGGACAAGATCAAGGCGTACTACGGCGACACGGTCACGGCCGACGGCGAGCACTACGCCTCCCCGCGCAGCAACTACGCCCGCCAGGTCCACGGCATCGAGGCCAAGGCCCGCGCCTACTTGACCAAGGCCCTCGCCAAGAGCGCCCGGAGCGGCAAGAAGGCCAAGCCCGCCATCGTCCTCGACATGGACGACACCACCCTGCTCACCTACAACTACGAGCTCCAGGTGGGCTTCCACTTCACCCCGGAGAGCCAGGACAAGTACCTGGAGAGCACCGACATGGACCCGGTCTTCGGCATGAACCGGCTCGTCAACTGGGCGCACGACAAGGGCGCCGAGGTCTTCTTCCTCACCGGCCGCAAGGAGGCGCAGCGCGACTGGAGCGTCCGCAACCTCAAGAACGTCGGCTACGACGTGGCGCTGGACCGCCGCCACGTCTACCTGAAGGACAAGGAGCACCCGCCGGCGTACCTGCCCTGCGGTGCCACCTGCACGACCATCGAGTACAAGTCGGGCACTCGCAAGCACATCGAGTCGCTCGGCTACGACATCGTCGCCAACTTCGGCGACCAGTACAGCGATCTGAGCGGCGGGGCCGGGGACCGGACCTTCAAGCTGCCGAACCCGATGTACTACCTGCCGTAG
- a CDS encoding S-(hydroxymethyl)mycothiol dehydrogenase: protein MAQEVRGVIAPGKNEPVRVETILVPDPGPGEAVVKVQACGVCHTDLHYKQGGINDEFPFLLGHEASGVVESVGAGVTEIAPGDFVVLNWRAVCGQCRACRRGRPQYCFDTHNAEQRMTLKDGTELTPALGIGAFADKTLVAAGQCTKVDPEVSPAVAGLLGCGVMAGIGAALNTGGVGRGDAVAVIGCGGVGDAAVVGSYLAGASKIIAVDVDDRKLTTARSMGATHTVNSRTTDPVEAIRELTGGFGADVVIDAVGRPETYRQAFYARDLAGTVVLVGVPTPEMTLELPLLDVFGRGGALKSSWYGDCLPSRDFPMLVDLHQQGRIDLAAFVTETIGIDDVEKAFERMHAGDVLRSVVTF, encoded by the coding sequence ATGGCACAGGAAGTGCGCGGCGTGATCGCGCCGGGGAAGAACGAACCGGTGCGGGTGGAGACGATCCTGGTACCGGATCCGGGCCCCGGCGAGGCCGTGGTGAAGGTCCAGGCGTGCGGGGTGTGCCACACCGATCTGCACTACAAGCAGGGCGGCATCAACGACGAGTTCCCGTTCCTGCTCGGGCACGAGGCGTCCGGCGTCGTGGAGTCGGTCGGTGCGGGGGTCACGGAGATCGCGCCCGGTGACTTCGTCGTCCTCAACTGGCGGGCGGTGTGCGGCCAGTGCCGGGCCTGCCGGCGCGGCCGCCCGCAGTACTGCTTCGACACGCACAACGCCGAGCAGCGGATGACGCTGAAGGACGGCACCGAGCTGACCCCCGCGCTCGGCATCGGTGCCTTCGCCGACAAGACGCTGGTCGCCGCCGGGCAGTGCACCAAGGTCGACCCGGAGGTGTCGCCCGCGGTGGCGGGTCTGCTGGGCTGCGGGGTGATGGCGGGCATCGGCGCCGCCCTCAACACCGGCGGGGTGGGGCGCGGCGACGCGGTCGCGGTGATCGGCTGCGGCGGTGTCGGTGACGCGGCCGTGGTCGGCTCGTACCTGGCCGGCGCGTCCAAGATCATTGCCGTGGACGTCGACGACCGCAAGCTGACCACCGCGCGCTCCATGGGCGCCACCCACACCGTCAACTCCCGCACCACCGACCCCGTCGAGGCGATCCGCGAACTGACCGGCGGCTTCGGCGCGGACGTCGTCATCGACGCGGTCGGCCGGCCCGAGACGTACCGGCAGGCGTTCTACGCCCGCGACCTCGCCGGCACCGTCGTCCTGGTGGGCGTGCCCACCCCCGAGATGACCCTGGAACTGCCCCTGCTGGACGTCTTCGGCCGCGGCGGCGCCCTCAAGTCCTCCTGGTACGGCGACTGTCTGCCGTCCCGCGACTTCCCGATGCTCGTCGACCTGCACCAGCAGGGCCGGATCGACCTCGCCGCGTTCGTCACCGAGACCATCGGCATCGACGACGTGGAGAAGGCGTTCGAGCGGATGCACGCCGGCGACGTCCTGCGTTCGGTGGTGACGTTCTGA